A genomic stretch from Plasmodium reichenowi strain SY57 chromosome 4, whole genome shotgun sequence includes:
- a CDS encoding protein transport protein Sec24B, putative has product MNDMKKQKESINFTNMNIANSVSKENIHNTNNFNENTEDIKNNNYINNNNNNYNNNYNNYNNNCNNYNNNCNNYNNDDQLINNLSQVTLNNNYNYNNQSVSSPFDQKNNDQNFYSAARQKSQYMNPHINNKNITNNSNNANNANNFINDNTSTQSNIQNYNINQTNYTNKQNVPPYVNSLETAYNQNGPPTYTNNNNVNNNNINNINNNNINSNSNNYYINQPTNTNTHFYSNNTKENAPVTSQMTSFNMNGQVEKNNLNNTTYNNMNESPNIMNESPNNMNQSYNYNNLHNNVSNQTNYQNNYYPNNGQPVNATQNSIKYSPFKSKSINQISVQQNNNFNEKSTIHNFDVGKGIMKNGQGNMKSNDEEDEDNEESGEKDSSSDEDSSDFDNSVGENGEEIYTLIKKTYNRIDMNKIPRPIINFQDKKSRRNLKVYETCKYISPPSYYQPYISIDTGKADPRFVKSTLYQIPLFSETLELSKIPFGIIVNPFARLNEGECVEKVDMKDVINDKEENIEILRCPKCYSYLHATILEDISKSVHCVFCDTEFLINENVLFDIYQYNEKMNSRMEGPNDYMTTGISPLLKGSVDILLPPIYYNSNNNFKLSYTYINKNLNQAASMITNKIMSFTKQISNSLVLSDIKGESNTNDTNIKNNNNYYNYNYYNNNYNNNYNYNYNISGSNSYYNEQRRGLHNSHNKSNNKLIYNETQTSLQNEENNLGNYNYNSQGINNNGYVEKSGVSPNKRINPKDENSYCNIDDIINNFHFNMHDIKNIIIEKDGETEDCKMKRGFFLFKYPQIKKCLPPYFIFVIECSYNSIYSNITHTILEGIRYAVQNVKCDKTKIAIISFNSCIYFYNCKKNKNNQVIVMSDIDNPFIPLSLDDLFFSCIDEKDKIDNLIDSIKLFSNSCMQSYVSCGNSALKIAVDILKSRNGNGNVCMFYTSTPNCGLGCIKELKKRDIHENFLEVKEKIFYDALLLDLYAYNISVDISIIASNNIRICVPSLQYIAQNTGGNILFIQNFLWQKDYKEIYMNIKDTLTSENIAYCCELKLRYTHNITVKNLFCCNNNFNSIISTDTIKIPKIRHDHTFAFLLNYSDISETKKQVYIQCACIYTNLYGDRYVRLHTTHMNLTTSLSTVFRYTDAEALMNILIKQLCTNILHNDNYSKIIIDNLAAILYSYRLNCATSAHSGQLILPDTLKLLPLFTSCLLKHNVVKKDALHDLKVYNLIKLLSMPIISSLLFVYPVMYLIHMKGRHNEIDYMDVDDENFLPRAIPTSAEKIYSSGIYLLDCSTHLYLYFGYHCDQDFTADIIGDMPTEQNCYQLIILDNSTNAKKLQRIIANITRIHHFNNYVPLVVVPPKSSLEEHFISLCVEDKVEKEYSYVNFLCFIHKLVHKKIEES; this is encoded by the exons atgaatgacatgaaaaaacaaaagGAAAGTATAAATTTTACGAATATGAATATTGCTAATAGTGTGagtaaagaaaatattcataataccaacaattttaatgaaaatacagaagacataaaaaataataattacatcaacaacaacaataataattataataataattataataattataataataattgtaataattataataataattgtaataattataataatgatgaccagttaataaataatttatcaCAAGTCACCttgaataataattataattataataatcaatCTGTATCATCCCCTTTTgatcaaaaaaataacgatcaaaatttttattctgCTGCTAGACAAAAGAGTCAATATATGAACccacatataaataataaaaacattacaaataattcaaataatgCAAATAATGCAaacaattttataaatgataatactTCTACACAGTCAAATATACAAAActataatataaatcaaaCTAATTACACAAATAAGCAAAATGTACCTCCATATGTAAATTCATTGGAAACTGCTTATAATCAAAATGGGCCACCAACATacacaaataataataatgtaaataataataatataaataatattaataataataatattaatagtaatagtaataattattatattaatcaACCAACGAACACAAATACACACTTTTATTCAAACAATACAAAGGAAAATGCTCCGGTAACTAGCCAAATGACAAGTTTTAATATGAACGGTCAggtagaaaaaaataatttgaaCAATACAACTTATAATAACATGAACGAATCACCAAATATTATGAACGAGTCAccaaataatatgaacCAGTCATATAATTACAATAATTTACATAACAATGTAAGCAATCAAACAAATTAccaaaataattattaccCCAATAACGGTCAACCAGTTAATGCTACACAAAACAGTATAAAGTATAGCCCATTTAAAAGTAAGAGCATAAACCAAATTAGTGTacaacaaaataataattttaatgaaAAGAGCACAATACATAATTTTGATGTGGGAAAGGgtataatgaaaaatggACAAGGGAATATGAAAAGTAATGATGAGGAGGATGAAGATAATGAAGAGTCAGGTGAGAAGGATAGTTCTAGTGATGAGGACTCAAGTGATTTTGATAATTCCGTAGGAGAAAATGgagaagaaatatatacattaattaaaaaaacgTATAATCGAATAGATATGAATAAGATACCTAGACCAATAATTAATTTTCAAGATAAGAAGAGTCGACGTAATTTGAAAGTATATGAAacatgtaaatatatatcaccTCCATCTTATTATCAACCTTATATATCTATAGACACAGGCAAAGCGGATCCACGTTTTGTTAAAAGTACTTTATACCAGATACCTTTATTTTCAGAAACCTTAGAATTATCTAAGATACCGTTTGGTATTATAGTAAATCCGTTTGCTCGTTTAAATGAGGGAGAGTGCGTAGAGAAGGTTGATATGAAAGATGttataaatgataaagaGGAGAACATCGAAATATTAAGATGTCCTAAATGTTATAGTTATTTGCATGCAACTATTTTGGAAGATATATCTAAATCAGTACATTGTGTTTTTTGTGATACCgaatttttaataaatgaaaatgtattatttgatatatatcaatataatgaaaagatGAATTCACGTATGGAAGGTCCAAATGATTATATGACAACAGGTATATCTCCATTATTGAAGGGTAGTGtggatatattattaccacctatatattataatagtaataataattttaagttgtcttatacatatataaataagaattTGAACCAGGCAGCTTCTATGATAACGAATAAGATTATGTCTTTTACAAAGCAAATATCAAACAGTTTGGTTTTGTCAGACATTAAGGGTGAAAGCAATACAAATGATActaatattaaaaataataataattattataattataattattacaataataattacaataataattataattataattataacatCAGTGGTAGTAACAGTTATTATAATGAGCAGCGACGTGGTTTACATAACTCTCATAATAAgagtaataataaattaatttataatgaGACACAAACGAGTTTACAAAATGAAGAGAACAATTTAGGAAATTATAACTATAATTCTCAAGGAATAAACAATAATGGTTATGTTGAGAAAAGTGGCGTTTCTCCAAATAAAAGGATAAATCCAAAGGATGAGAATTCTTATTGTAACATTGATGacattattaataattttcacTTTAATATGcatgatataaaaaatattattatagaAAAGGATGGAGAAACAGAAGATTGTAAAATGAAAAGAGgtttctttttatttaaatatccacaaataaaaaagtgTTTACCTCCAtactttatttttgttatagAATGTTCTTATAATTCtatatatagtaatataACACATACGATATTAGAAGGTATTCGTTATGCTGTTCAGAATGTAAAATGTGATAAGACAAAAATTGCAATTATTTCGTTCAATagttgtatatatttttataattgtaagaaaaataaaaataatcagGTTATAGTAATGAGTGATATAGATAATCCGTTCATTCCTTTATCATTAGAcgatttattttttagtTGTATAGATGAGAAGGATAAAATAGATAATTTAATAGATagtataaaattatttagTAATTCGTGTATGCAATCATATGTTTCTTGTGGTAATAGTGCATTGAAGATAGCAgttgatatattaaaaagtaGAAATGGGAATGGTAATGTGTGTATGTTTTATACGAGTACTCCTAATTGTGGTTTAGGATGTATTAAAGAGTTGAAAAAAAGAGATATAcatgaaaattttttagAAGTAAAAGAGAAGATTTTTTATGATGCTTTATTATTAGATTTGTATGCATATAATATAAGTGTGGATATATCAATAATAGCATCCAATAATATTCGTATATGTGTGCCTTCTTTACAATATATAGCACAGAATACAGGAGggaatatattatttatacaaaattttttatggCAAAAGGATTAtaaggaaatatatatgaatataaaagataCCTTAACATCTGAAAATATAGCTTATTGTTGTGAATTAAAGTTAAGATATACGCATAACATTACAGTAAAGAATTTGTTCtgttgtaataataattttaattctATAATAAGTACGGATACTATTAAAATACCTAAAATTAGGCATGACCATACGTTTgcttttttattaaattattctGATATATCTGAGACAAAGAAGCAAGTATACATACAGTGTGCATGTATTTATACAAATTTGTATGGTGATCGTTATGTAAGGTTACATACTACCCATATGAATTTAACAACATCCTTAAGTACGGTTTTTAGATATACGGATGCGGAGGCattaatgaatatattgATTAAGCAATTGTGTACGAATATATTGcataatgataattattcaAAGATAATTATAGATAACTTGGCAGCCATATTATATTCCTATCGTTTAAAT TGTGCGACGTCGGCTCACTCGGGACAATTAATTTTACCAGACACATTAAAATTGTTACCTCTATTTACCTCATGCTTATTAAAACATAATGTTGTGAAGAAGGACGCTTTACATGATTTAAAGGTGTACAACTTAATAAAATTGTTGTCGATGCCAATAATATCTTCTCTTTTGTTTGTATATCCAGTGATGTATTTAATTCATATGAAAGGTCGACATAATGAAATTGATTATATGGATGTAGATGACGAGAATTTCCTTCCAAGAGCGATACCGACAAGTGctgaaaaaatatattctagcggtatatatttattggATTGTTCAACCcatttatatctttattttgGTTATCACTGTGATCAAGATTTTACCGCAGAc ATTATTGGTGATATGCCAACTGAGCAAAATTGTTACCagttaataatattagaTAATAGTACAAATGCAA aaAAATTACAACGTATAATTGCTAATATTACAAGAATTCatcattttaataattacGTCCCATTAGTTGTGGTCCCACCaaa ATCTTCATTGGAAGAACACTTTATTTCATTATGTGTTGAGGATAAAGTTGAGAAGGAATATAGTTATGTAAActttttatgttttattcataagctggttcataaaaaaatcGAAGAATCATAG